Part of the Sulfurospirillum tamanense genome, ACGATAAAGGAGGCACTGGCAAGACTACTACTGCAACCAATTTGGCGGTAGAACTCTTGAAAGAGTCAAAACCTTTGAAGATACTTGACATTGACCCAAAACAAATGACGAGGCTGTTTTTTGAAATACGCTTTGAGAAAATGTCAAAGAAAGCACGTCCTGAAATTCTTTCTTTGTCCCAGGGCAAAGAAGAGAAAGAATTAATAGATCTAATCAACAACCTTGACGACAACGAAAATCTTTTGATTGATACGGGTGGGTTTGATAAAGATCTAAATCGTATTGCTATGACGGGAGCCGATTTTCTCATTGTTCCGCTTAAAGACAATGAGATTGAAATTCATGGTTTTTCCAGTTTTTTACCCGTGCTTGAGCGGATACAAAAAGAGTACCAAGAGAGTTTTAAAGTGCATATTCTTTTGAACCGCATTCATGAGAGCCGAAAGAACGATATAGGAAAACCCATCT contains:
- a CDS encoding AAA family ATPase, which encodes MVIVLAHDKGGTGKTTTATNLAVELLKESKPLKILDIDPKQMTRLFFEIRFEKMSKKARPEILSLSQGKEEKELIDLINNLDDNENLLIDTGGFDKDLNRIAMTGADFLIVPLKDNEIEIHGFSSFLPVLERIQKEYQESFKVHILLNRIHESRKNDIGKPILDYIQESGQGFLHVMQTVLRSRSAYEVAYGQGMSVVEFEAQINKNRKKKDKSALNAAKEIKQLVKEIHGKN